A region of Fimbriimonadaceae bacterium DNA encodes the following proteins:
- the map_2 gene encoding Methionine aminopeptidase, giving the protein MSSLTREKLLQAVRLLDRSGVDVWMTFVRETAAGGDPVLPLILDGGLTWASALIVTATGKRIAVVGNYDADPLIASGDWDEVVPYVQGIRDGLLAALEACVPPNGKIGLNYSVDDDKADGLSHGMWLHLNEVLAGTRFANSLVSAESTVCALRAIKTPSEIARMQKAIEATDRLFEDIAGIARVGVTERHIFDQVHRMMRERGLGWSWDPEGDPIVNSGPESMIGHGIPSSTISIQPGHVFHVDLGVLVEDYSSDLQRSWYVGDEVPEDVDAAFRAVKGAIMAGYQTLKPGREGWQVDAAAREFLVSQGYPEYLHALGHQVGRSAHDGGALLGPLWDRYGRSPTLSIEPGMVFTLELGVTLEGRGYLGLEDMVVVTSDGCEWLSVPQEEMWLLPL; this is encoded by the coding sequence ATGAGCAGCCTGACCCGAGAAAAACTCCTGCAAGCCGTTCGACTCTTGGACCGATCGGGCGTCGATGTCTGGATGACGTTTGTGCGCGAGACGGCTGCCGGCGGAGATCCCGTATTGCCACTGATCCTGGATGGGGGTCTCACCTGGGCGTCAGCCCTGATCGTTACCGCTACCGGAAAGAGAATCGCGGTAGTCGGCAACTACGACGCCGATCCACTCATCGCTTCGGGTGACTGGGACGAGGTGGTTCCGTACGTTCAAGGCATCCGCGACGGCCTCCTTGCCGCACTGGAAGCATGCGTGCCACCCAATGGAAAGATCGGCCTCAACTACTCCGTGGACGATGACAAAGCCGATGGCCTGTCCCACGGAATGTGGCTGCATCTCAACGAGGTCCTTGCGGGCACTCGCTTTGCCAACTCCTTAGTCAGCGCGGAATCCACCGTATGTGCGCTTCGGGCAATAAAGACGCCCTCGGAAATCGCTCGGATGCAGAAGGCGATCGAGGCGACTGACCGGCTGTTTGAGGACATCGCCGGCATCGCCAGAGTAGGCGTTACCGAGCGGCACATCTTCGACCAAGTCCATCGAATGATGAGGGAAAGGGGGCTCGGATGGTCTTGGGATCCCGAGGGCGATCCGATCGTCAACTCTGGACCAGAGTCGATGATCGGTCACGGTATCCCATCTTCCACGATCTCGATTCAACCTGGGCACGTCTTTCACGTGGACCTCGGCGTTTTGGTAGAAGACTATTCCTCCGACCTTCAGCGTTCGTGGTACGTGGGGGATGAAGTACCCGAAGACGTCGACGCTGCATTCCGGGCCGTAAAAGGTGCGATCATGGCCGGGTACCAAACCCTCAAACCCGGGAGAGAGGGCTGGCAAGTGGACGCCGCGGCAAGGGAGTTCCTGGTAAGCCAGGGATATCCCGAGTACCTGCATGCGCTAGGGCACCAGGTTGGTCGCTCGGCTCACGACGGTGGGGCCCTGCTCGGGCCGCTATGGGATCGATACGGCAGAAGCCCAACCCTCTCCATCGAACCGGGCATGGTGTTTACGCTGGAGCTCGGAGTGACCCTTGAGGGCAGGGGCTATCTGGGCTTGGAGGACATGGTGGTGGTCACATCCGATGGATGCGAGTGGCTGTCGGTTCCTCAGGAAGAGATGTGGCTACTTCCCCTCTGA
- the ytnP gene encoding putative quorum-quenching lactonase YtnP, whose product MVLGPYDISLHVHGSFRLDGGAMFGSVPKPLWSRVAPPDGQNRIEMVARSLIVQWNDRKLLVDVGCGDKWDAKSQEIFGFEPRMPPAVDGVTDVVITHLHFDHAGGLSFRDPAGALRPRYPAARHFVPGANLDNARNPNLRERASYLAENFDVLDQVDLTLTSDGDEIWPGLRLHRADGHTAGLHWLTLEAGGQTICFPSDLIPTSAHLPIPYVMGYDICAATAMVEKADFINRAVENDWLVVFQHDPNIPAARLEMAENRPMVREAVRL is encoded by the coding sequence ATGGTTCTCGGTCCATACGACATAAGCCTCCATGTTCATGGCAGCTTTCGATTGGACGGCGGGGCGATGTTCGGCTCAGTACCGAAGCCGCTCTGGTCCCGCGTCGCGCCTCCAGACGGACAGAACCGTATCGAGATGGTTGCTCGATCCCTGATCGTGCAGTGGAACGACCGAAAGCTACTTGTCGACGTCGGATGCGGCGACAAGTGGGATGCCAAATCGCAGGAGATTTTTGGATTCGAACCAAGGATGCCTCCAGCTGTGGATGGCGTGACCGACGTCGTTATCACCCACCTGCATTTCGACCACGCAGGCGGCCTTTCGTTTCGGGATCCGGCGGGGGCTCTGCGACCCCGCTACCCTGCTGCCCGCCACTTCGTTCCGGGTGCGAATCTCGACAATGCCCGCAACCCAAATCTGCGGGAACGGGCAAGCTATCTCGCCGAAAACTTCGACGTGCTTGATCAAGTTGATCTCACCTTGACGTCCGACGGGGATGAGATTTGGCCGGGATTGAGGCTACATCGGGCCGATGGCCACACCGCGGGCCTGCATTGGTTGACCCTGGAAGCCGGCGGACAAACCATCTGTTTCCCCAGCGACCTGATTCCGACTTCCGCCCACTTGCCGATCCCCTACGTCATGGGCTACGACATCTGTGCGGCAACGGCGATGGTAGAAAAGGCAGACTTCATCAATCGGGCCGTGGAGAACGACTGGCTTGTCGTGTTTCAGCACGACCCAAACATCCCGGCTGCGAGGCTAGAGATGGCCGAAAACCGTCCGATGGTTCGAGAAGCGGTACGGTTGTAG
- the iolX gene encoding scyllo-inositol 2-dehydrogenase (NAD(+)) — protein sequence MRVLAFVGCGHIHTPGFVEAIKQRGTPVKAVADWDPDRATATAEALGAVVAEPDAIRDDPDIGGVVVTSHTVDHRAIVDHLAPSGKALFVEKPIGMSGEDALAIAATLERHGNVFQTGYRMRGEANAQTAKHLVDSGALGQITRARAAVCHHGALDGWFDDRWRWMADLSQAGVGAFGDLGTHGLDILMWLFGPVESVTAALANGTARYPDCDELGEGILRFRSGVVATLAASWDDWANPLRLEITGTEGHLSWFDGKLTLKLRGADPVTPELQPAKSAGFDAFLDWAEGKDADLLSPVEAASRCVAMHAMYTSARNGKWKEIG from the coding sequence ATGCGCGTTCTTGCCTTCGTTGGCTGCGGCCACATCCACACGCCGGGTTTCGTCGAGGCGATCAAACAGCGAGGGACACCCGTCAAGGCCGTGGCCGATTGGGATCCGGATAGGGCGACCGCGACTGCCGAAGCCTTGGGTGCGGTGGTAGCCGAGCCGGATGCGATTCGCGACGACCCGGATATTGGTGGGGTGGTCGTGACCTCCCATACCGTCGACCATCGCGCCATCGTCGACCACCTGGCGCCGAGTGGCAAGGCGCTCTTTGTCGAAAAGCCGATCGGGATGAGCGGGGAAGATGCCTTGGCCATCGCCGCCACCCTGGAACGCCACGGCAACGTGTTCCAGACGGGATACCGCATGCGAGGTGAGGCCAATGCCCAGACTGCCAAGCACCTGGTTGATTCCGGTGCGCTTGGGCAGATCACGCGCGCCCGCGCCGCCGTCTGCCACCATGGCGCGCTCGATGGCTGGTTCGATGACCGCTGGCGGTGGATGGCCGACCTGTCTCAAGCCGGGGTCGGTGCGTTCGGCGATCTCGGCACTCACGGCCTCGACATCCTGATGTGGCTATTTGGGCCGGTTGAGTCGGTTACGGCGGCGCTCGCCAACGGCACCGCCCGCTATCCCGACTGCGACGAGCTTGGCGAGGGAATCTTGCGCTTCCGCTCGGGCGTGGTCGCGACGCTCGCCGCGTCATGGGACGACTGGGCCAATCCGCTGCGGCTGGAGATCACCGGCACCGAGGGGCACCTCTCGTGGTTCGACGGGAAGCTCACCCTGAAGCTCCGCGGGGCCGACCCAGTTACCCCAGAGCTCCAGCCGGCCAAGTCGGCGGGGTTCGACGCGTTTCTGGACTGGGCTGAGGGGAAGGATGCCGACCTCTTATCGCCGGTCGAGGCCGCCTCGCGCTGCGTGGCGATGCACGCAATGTATACGTCAGCCCGGAATGGGAAGTGGAAGGAGATTGGGTAA
- the dap_3 gene encoding D-aminopeptidase, with the protein MGLWPPHQPGRATESMEDRITVKVLQRVGATIVLLLSVRLVSADRVDDIVSATMKEAQIPGLSVIVTRQGKVIKHKAYGMANLEVDAAASTDSVFEIGSVTKQFTSVLVMQEVEKGALKLDESIASVVPELPEGWKAVTLRQCLTHTGGLPEYLALGISLRSDYGRAELIEKVGKRPLDFEPGLTWSYSNTGYFLAGMALEEVTGKEWKELVQSRIFDVLGMKRSFIQSPFKVVKGRASGYTGQQQKLNSETLRYATAYSAGAILSTTGDLAKWDAAQGSSVLLSAASWRELWTPIKLNSGRPYPYGLGWAVEERQGQRCYSHGGNTFGFSSMITKLPEHGLSVIALANAAGQDLSALTWEVAKSFLPSKTLQVRPAKPIEIDRFRLSAIQSGIEAICDSKPTSAALDPEITAMMKTSRGRAGGPLMRIALGRIVRIVAYSQRPEGKDTWYEIDVVAEKETLPAKVLIGSDNRLVRFDVGG; encoded by the coding sequence ATGGGCTTATGGCCGCCGCACCAGCCAGGCCGGGCAACCGAATCGATGGAGGACCGTATTACTGTGAAAGTGCTTCAACGCGTTGGCGCAACCATTGTCTTGCTTCTATCGGTAAGGCTTGTTTCGGCCGACAGGGTCGACGACATCGTCTCGGCCACGATGAAGGAGGCTCAAATTCCCGGGCTGTCGGTGATTGTCACCAGGCAAGGAAAGGTGATCAAACATAAGGCCTATGGCATGGCCAATCTCGAAGTGGATGCCGCTGCCTCTACCGACTCGGTGTTTGAAATCGGGTCGGTTACCAAGCAGTTCACTTCCGTCCTTGTGATGCAAGAAGTGGAGAAGGGCGCCCTCAAGCTGGATGAATCGATCGCCTCGGTGGTGCCCGAATTGCCTGAGGGTTGGAAGGCCGTAACGCTACGGCAGTGCCTGACCCATACCGGCGGCTTGCCGGAGTACCTGGCCCTGGGAATCAGCCTCCGTTCCGACTATGGGCGTGCCGAACTCATCGAGAAGGTCGGTAAACGACCCCTCGACTTCGAACCTGGTTTGACCTGGTCCTATTCGAATACGGGCTACTTCCTCGCGGGAATGGCCTTGGAAGAGGTCACCGGCAAGGAGTGGAAGGAGCTCGTCCAAAGCCGCATCTTTGATGTGCTCGGCATGAAGCGGTCGTTCATACAGTCGCCGTTCAAGGTCGTGAAGGGTCGAGCATCGGGATATACCGGCCAGCAGCAGAAGCTCAATAGTGAGACTCTTCGTTATGCAACCGCCTATTCCGCCGGCGCCATCTTATCGACGACGGGCGACTTGGCGAAGTGGGATGCAGCCCAAGGGTCGAGCGTGCTCTTGAGCGCGGCGAGCTGGCGCGAACTCTGGACTCCCATCAAACTAAATAGCGGCCGCCCATACCCTTATGGACTTGGCTGGGCGGTGGAGGAACGCCAAGGCCAGCGGTGCTACTCCCACGGCGGCAACACCTTTGGATTCTCGTCGATGATCACCAAGCTGCCCGAGCACGGACTTTCCGTCATCGCCCTCGCCAACGCTGCTGGCCAGGATCTCAGCGCGCTTACCTGGGAGGTCGCCAAGTCCTTCCTGCCATCCAAAACCCTCCAGGTCCGACCGGCAAAGCCCATTGAGATCGACAGATTCCGACTTTCCGCCATCCAGTCGGGCATTGAGGCGATCTGCGACAGCAAACCCACGTCAGCCGCCTTGGATCCAGAGATCACAGCAATGATGAAAACCTCACGCGGACGCGCAGGAGGACCGCTTATGAGGATTGCGCTGGGCCGAATCGTGAGGATCGTAGCCTATAGCCAGCGTCCGGAAGGCAAGGACACGTGGTACGAGATCGATGTCGTCGCAGAGAAGGAAACGCTGCCGGCGAAGGTTCTGATTGGCAGCGATAACCGGTTGGTCCGGTTCGACGTCGGAGGCTAG